In Lactobacillus sp. PV012, one genomic interval encodes:
- a CDS encoding WecB/TagA/CpsF family glycosyltransferase, translated as MNKVNVLGINFNNFTLEEFKKEFIHRLNNHRSTLIVTANPEIVMATKNDSEYFKIIKEDADYVTADGIGILLAAKMQKQSLKERVTGYDLFTWLLRIANLRGLKIYLVGAKAEVLEKTKQKIAQKYPNIKIVGAEDGYFKEDLKTVANRIEKAKPDLVFAALGFPRQEKLLVILRKQKLPALMMGVGGSFDVFSGVVKRAPKKFQQMHLEWFYRLITNPTRLKRMLVLPKFVVEVEKKQLAVKKGKR; from the coding sequence ATGAATAAAGTAAATGTCTTAGGAATTAATTTTAATAATTTTACGCTTGAAGAGTTCAAAAAAGAATTTATTCATCGCTTAAATAATCATCGCTCTACCCTAATAGTAACCGCTAATCCGGAAATTGTGATGGCTACAAAAAATGATTCAGAATACTTTAAAATAATTAAAGAGGACGCTGATTACGTTACTGCTGATGGCATTGGCATCCTCTTAGCTGCCAAGATGCAGAAACAGTCTTTAAAAGAAAGAGTTACAGGCTATGATTTATTTACTTGGTTATTAAGAATTGCTAATCTACGAGGGTTAAAAATTTATTTAGTGGGAGCAAAAGCTGAGGTTTTAGAAAAAACTAAGCAAAAAATTGCGCAAAAATACCCTAATATAAAAATTGTTGGAGCTGAGGATGGCTATTTTAAAGAAGATTTGAAAACTGTAGCTAATCGTATTGAAAAAGCAAAACCAGATCTAGTATTTGCGGCCTTAGGATTTCCACGTCAGGAAAAATTATTGGTAATTCTACGTAAGCAAAAGCTGCCTGCTTTAATGATGGGAGTAGGTGGAAGTTTTGATGTCTTTTCGGGAGTTGTGAAAAGAGCACCTAAAAAGTTTCAACAAATGCATTTAGAATGGTTTTATCGCCTAATAACTAATCCAACTCGGTTAAAACGAATGTTAGTTTTGCCAAAATTTGTTGTAGAGGTTGAAAAGAAACAATTAGCAGTTAAAAAGGGGAAAAGATGA
- a CDS encoding glycosyltransferase family 32 protein: MIPKKIHYVWVGRNPKPKVVVDSIKTWKKKLPDFEIIEWNEDNFNIHENKYIEQAYQAKKWAFVSDYIRARVIEQEGGIYLDTDVRVLDDLTPLLANEAFIGFENENYLSAAVFGARPGHPFIQDMIAYYQNRNFEFDKNNQLAGVNSFSVTDILIDRYGLKTGNYEQELRTGIHVYGDGILCNPSSNSKSIHLFTGTWLEGKSSIKHNLVTFLKKHISNPQQAGLYEKIIR, translated from the coding sequence ATGATTCCTAAAAAAATTCATTATGTTTGGGTAGGAAGGAATCCGAAACCTAAAGTTGTTGTAGATTCAATTAAGACTTGGAAGAAAAAATTACCTGATTTTGAAATAATTGAATGGAACGAAGATAACTTTAATATTCATGAAAATAAGTACATTGAGCAAGCTTATCAAGCTAAAAAGTGGGCGTTTGTCTCTGACTATATCCGTGCTCGAGTGATTGAGCAAGAAGGTGGAATTTATTTGGATACTGATGTACGTGTACTAGATGATTTAACTCCTTTGCTTGCTAATGAAGCATTTATTGGATTTGAAAATGAAAATTATTTATCGGCTGCCGTTTTTGGAGCTCGACCAGGGCATCCCTTTATCCAAGATATGATTGCTTACTATCAAAATCGAAATTTTGAATTTGATAAAAATAATCAGCTGGCAGGGGTCAATAGTTTTTCGGTAACAGATATTTTGATAGATCGTTATGGACTAAAGACTGGTAATTACGAACAAGAACTACGAACAGGAATTCATGTTTATGGGGATGGGATTTTATGTAATCCTTCTAGTAATTCTAAGTCTATTCATCTATTTACTGGAACGTGGTTAGAAGGAAAAAGCTCAATTAAGCATAATTTAGTTACGTTTTTAAAAAAGCATATTTCTAATCCTCAACAAGCTGGCTTATATGAAAAAATTATTCGTTAA
- a CDS encoding glycosyltransferase, which translates to MKVLHINAGLEKGGGLFHVVNFLTQAKKEQADFELLTLAEGPVSKAAKKRGIKTTVLGSQSRYNLTSLSKLIKFINEGNFDIVHTHGPRANLYLSLIRKRIQAKWVITVHSDPLKDFKERGLLGKAFTNLNLKALQKADGIFAITQNFADILNKKVGIDKTKICVIYNGIFFHDNSKIARKFAHPYFNIINVGRQEPLKGQDVLLKAIKKLDNPNIRVHLVGDGSKENYLKALARDLGISQQVIFHGFLTQKETSELYRKMNLAVLTSYSESFPLVLLEAADNLVPILSTSVGDIKKMIPNENYGFIAPIGDIAAISEQLDHAVNTDPVALKEMAKKEKNYLSQTFSMRNQYLVITNYYRYLLKNNRSEQNGN; encoded by the coding sequence ATGAAAGTTTTACATATTAATGCTGGTTTAGAAAAAGGTGGCGGTCTGTTTCATGTGGTTAATTTTTTAACCCAGGCGAAGAAGGAACAAGCAGATTTTGAATTGTTAACTTTGGCAGAAGGGCCAGTAAGTAAGGCTGCTAAAAAAAGAGGAATCAAAACTACAGTTCTTGGCAGCCAAAGTCGCTATAATTTAACGAGTTTAAGTAAGTTAATAAAATTTATTAATGAAGGAAATTTTGATATTGTTCACACCCACGGGCCAAGAGCAAATCTTTATTTATCATTGATTAGGAAAAGAATTCAGGCAAAATGGGTAATTACTGTGCATTCGGATCCCTTAAAAGATTTCAAAGAACGTGGCTTACTTGGAAAAGCATTTACAAATTTAAATTTAAAGGCTTTGCAAAAAGCAGATGGAATTTTTGCCATTACACAAAATTTTGCTGATATTTTGAATAAAAAGGTTGGCATAGATAAAACTAAAATTTGTGTAATTTATAATGGAATCTTTTTCCATGATAATAGCAAAATTGCCCGTAAATTTGCTCACCCTTACTTTAATATTATTAATGTAGGACGTCAGGAACCACTAAAAGGTCAAGATGTTTTGCTAAAGGCTATTAAAAAGCTAGATAATCCTAATATCAGAGTTCATTTGGTTGGGGATGGAAGTAAGGAGAACTATCTTAAGGCATTAGCAAGAGATTTAGGAATTAGTCAGCAAGTAATTTTTCATGGCTTTTTGACTCAAAAAGAAACTAGTGAATTATATCGGAAAATGAATCTGGCAGTTTTAACTTCTTATTCTGAGAGTTTCCCCTTGGTCTTATTAGAAGCTGCTGACAACTTAGTCCCAATTCTTTCCACCAGTGTTGGTGATATAAAAAAGATGATTCCCAATGAAAATTATGGCTTTATAGCACCAATTGGTGATATAGCAGCAATTAGTGAGCAGCTAGATCATGCAGTAAATACAGACCCAGTTGCACTAAAAGAAATGGCAAAAAAAGAGAAAAATTATTTATCACAGACTTTTTCCATGCGTAATCAATATTTAGTTATTACTAATTATTATCGTTATCTTTTAAAGAATAATCGAAGTGAGCAAAATGGTAACTAG
- a CDS encoding CDP-glycerol glycerophosphotransferase family protein produces MKSFFFRWYLNLMKFLAFFVPVKANAIVILNGSGRSGSNGFLFYKYLQKNYPNYQVTLVEPWPSSHLPFSMWKKIGQAHFIFTTHQPFKIKKKQVNVAFWHGIPLKRMGIMAHNTLRKDNLRNQHLWQKTADLVTSSSDLYESMMTACMAIEAGKYQKLGFPRLDALKNPVISKKDFLKDLFGKEDAKAKIGIYMPTFRYELEDGKIMEQIKQGNFFAFTDFEISKLNSSLKNNHQYLIVKLHPYEMRLFSNFNSKYSNIAFLNNDYLFENNYDLYELLGLTDFLLTDFSSIYFDYLHLNKPIIFVTNFLEKYEEVRGLLISPYQKITPGPCVNNQVELIECLATLSSDQGDSERKYWLSLTDEVLGENNSQRICEYLEFK; encoded by the coding sequence ATGAAGAGTTTCTTTTTTAGATGGTATCTAAATTTGATGAAATTTTTGGCTTTTTTTGTACCAGTGAAGGCTAATGCAATTGTGATTTTAAATGGGTCAGGAAGATCAGGGTCGAATGGTTTTTTATTTTATAAATATCTCCAAAAAAATTATCCCAACTATCAAGTAACCTTAGTTGAACCCTGGCCATCATCACATTTGCCTTTTTCAATGTGGAAAAAAATTGGGCAAGCTCACTTTATTTTTACGACCCATCAGCCTTTTAAAATTAAGAAAAAACAAGTTAATGTTGCATTTTGGCATGGAATTCCCTTAAAAAGAATGGGAATTATGGCTCATAATACTTTGCGCAAGGATAACTTGCGTAACCAACATTTGTGGCAGAAAACAGCAGATCTTGTAACTTCAAGTAGTGACTTATACGAAAGTATGATGACAGCTTGTATGGCAATTGAGGCCGGTAAATACCAAAAGCTTGGCTTTCCACGTTTAGATGCTTTAAAAAATCCCGTAATTAGTAAAAAGGATTTTTTAAAAGATTTATTTGGTAAGGAAGATGCTAAAGCTAAAATAGGAATTTATATGCCAACTTTTCGTTATGAATTAGAAGATGGCAAGATTATGGAGCAAATTAAGCAGGGGAACTTTTTTGCTTTTACCGATTTTGAGATTAGTAAGTTGAATTCTAGCCTAAAAAATAATCACCAATACTTAATTGTTAAACTTCATCCCTATGAAATGCGTTTGTTCAGCAATTTTAATAGTAAGTATTCTAATATTGCCTTTTTAAATAATGATTATCTATTTGAAAATAATTATGATTTATATGAATTATTAGGATTAACAGATTTCTTGCTGACTGACTTTTCATCAATTTATTTTGATTATCTCCACCTAAATAAACCAATTATTTTTGTGACTAACTTTTTAGAAAAATATGAAGAAGTGCGGGGGTTATTAATAAGCCCCTATCAAAAAATTACTCCTGGTCCCTGTGTTAACAATCAGGTAGAGTTGATAGAATGCTTAGCTACCTTATCATCTGATCAAGGAGATAGTGAACGTAAGTATTGGTTATCGTTGACAGATGAGGTTTTAGGAGAAAATAATAGTCAAAGAATTTGTGAATATTTGGAATTTAAGTAG
- a CDS encoding calcium-translocating P-type ATPase, PMCA-type yields MKHYYDQTIPEVEKELNTSLKTGLSKQEAKKRLEKYGPNALTAKKNKGLIAKFFDQFKDFMIIVLIVAAILSGVVAQEWTDAAIIMIVVLINAILGVVQEARSEAAIDALKEMSTPNAHVRRDGEILQVPSTEIVPGDVVLLEAGDIVPADMRLGLAASLKVEESALTGESVPVEKDVATLDKPDVALGDRSDMAYSNTNVTYGRGEGIVTGTGMTTEVGKIATMLNNADETDTPLKQNLNQLGKILTIMILAICVVVFVVGMFTKQGTEPTNKLMIDMFLVAVSLAVAAIPEGLPAIVTIILALGTQEMAKHKAIVRKLPAVETLGATDIICSDKTGTLTQNKMTVEQLYYNKKIHSNADDIAPANPVLLSMVLANDTKIENGGNLLGDPTETALIQYAFDQGIKVEELLKEDARVQEVPFDSDRKLMSTVNKYQDGKYYVAVKGAPDELLKRVTKIEENGNVSPITEEDKKQILATNQELAQKALRVLGLAYKIVDQPYADPSTDNVEQDLIFAGLVGMIDPERPEAKAAVAEAKNAGIRTVMITGDHQVTAAAIAKRLGILDGDHDGVITGAELDKLSDDYFIKHVQDYSVYARVSPENKVRIVKAWQANNRIVAMTGDGVNDAPSLKQADIGIGMGITGTEVSKGAADMVLADDNFATIVEAIKQGRKVFANIQKAILYLMSCNVGEVLTVFMMTMLGWDILMPVQLLWINLVTDTLPAISLGVEPVEPGIMKKKPRGKNSNFFSGGVASSIIYQGILEGLLVLGAYQFGLHVGPHVGNANLQHADALTMAFLTLGLIQLFHAFNAKFIHKSIFTKRTFENKWFNGAIIISALIMAAVELPFMTKLFDVTELDGQQWLVVVVAGILMVLIVEIVKFFQRKLKNN; encoded by the coding sequence GTGAAACATTATTATGATCAGACAATTCCTGAAGTTGAAAAGGAGCTAAATACTTCTTTAAAAACTGGGTTGTCTAAGCAAGAAGCTAAAAAACGGCTGGAAAAATATGGTCCCAATGCTTTAACCGCAAAAAAGAATAAGGGATTAATTGCAAAGTTTTTTGACCAATTTAAAGATTTCATGATTATTGTATTAATTGTTGCAGCTATTTTATCAGGAGTAGTTGCTCAAGAATGGACAGATGCAGCAATTATTATGATTGTTGTTTTAATTAATGCAATTTTAGGTGTAGTCCAAGAAGCACGTTCGGAAGCAGCAATTGATGCTTTAAAAGAGATGTCAACTCCTAATGCTCATGTTCGACGTGATGGAGAAATCTTACAAGTTCCAAGCACAGAAATTGTGCCAGGAGATGTTGTGTTGCTTGAAGCTGGAGATATTGTACCAGCGGATATGAGATTAGGCTTAGCAGCAAGCTTAAAAGTAGAAGAATCAGCCTTAACAGGAGAATCTGTTCCAGTTGAAAAAGATGTTGCTACGCTAGATAAACCAGATGTGGCTTTGGGTGATCGGAGCGATATGGCTTATTCAAATACCAATGTTACTTATGGTCGTGGTGAAGGGATTGTTACCGGAACTGGAATGACCACAGAAGTTGGTAAGATCGCTACAATGTTAAATAATGCAGATGAAACAGATACACCATTAAAACAAAATTTAAACCAACTTGGTAAAATTTTGACAATTATGATTTTGGCAATCTGTGTGGTTGTTTTTGTGGTAGGGATGTTTACTAAACAAGGTACAGAACCTACTAATAAGTTAATGATTGATATGTTCTTAGTGGCTGTTTCATTAGCTGTAGCTGCAATTCCAGAAGGATTACCAGCAATTGTTACTATTATTTTGGCACTTGGTACTCAGGAAATGGCCAAACATAAGGCTATTGTTCGTAAATTGCCAGCAGTTGAAACTCTAGGTGCAACTGACATTATTTGTTCTGATAAGACTGGTACTTTAACGCAAAATAAAATGACAGTTGAACAGCTTTACTATAATAAAAAAATTCATAGTAATGCTGATGACATTGCACCAGCAAATCCTGTCTTACTTTCAATGGTTTTAGCTAATGATACTAAAATTGAAAATGGTGGTAACTTATTAGGAGATCCGACTGAAACAGCTTTAATTCAATACGCTTTTGATCAGGGAATCAAGGTTGAAGAATTACTAAAAGAAGATGCTCGTGTTCAAGAAGTACCATTTGATTCTGACAGAAAATTAATGTCAACTGTTAATAAGTACCAAGATGGCAAGTATTATGTTGCAGTCAAGGGTGCTCCTGATGAGTTATTAAAACGAGTAACAAAAATTGAAGAAAATGGTAATGTTTCTCCAATTACTGAAGAAGATAAAAAACAAATTTTAGCGACAAATCAAGAATTAGCACAAAAGGCATTACGTGTATTGGGATTAGCTTATAAAATTGTTGACCAACCTTACGCTGATCCAAGCACTGATAATGTTGAACAAGATTTAATTTTTGCTGGATTAGTTGGAATGATTGACCCAGAGCGTCCTGAAGCTAAAGCTGCTGTAGCAGAAGCTAAAAATGCTGGAATCCGTACAGTGATGATTACTGGTGACCACCAAGTGACAGCAGCTGCTATCGCAAAACGATTAGGAATTTTAGATGGAGACCACGATGGTGTTATAACGGGAGCAGAACTTGATAAGCTTTCTGACGATTATTTCATTAAACATGTGCAAGACTATAGCGTTTATGCACGAGTATCACCTGAAAATAAGGTTAGAATAGTAAAAGCTTGGCAAGCAAATAATAGGATTGTTGCGATGACTGGTGACGGTGTAAATGATGCCCCTAGTCTAAAGCAAGCTGATATTGGTATCGGAATGGGAATTACTGGTACTGAAGTTTCAAAGGGTGCAGCTGACATGGTGTTAGCTGATGATAACTTCGCAACTATTGTGGAAGCAATTAAACAGGGAAGAAAAGTTTTTGCTAATATTCAAAAGGCGATTCTTTACTTAATGAGTTGTAACGTAGGTGAAGTTTTAACTGTATTTATGATGACAATGTTGGGCTGGGATATTTTAATGCCAGTGCAACTACTTTGGATTAACTTAGTAACTGATACTTTACCAGCAATTTCACTAGGGGTTGAACCAGTGGAGCCGGGAATTATGAAGAAAAAGCCACGTGGAAAGAATTCTAACTTCTTCTCAGGTGGAGTAGCTAGCTCCATCATTTATCAAGGAATTTTAGAAGGATTACTAGTCCTAGGTGCATATCAATTTGGACTTCATGTTGGTCCTCATGTAGGAAATGCCAACTTGCAGCATGCAGATGCGTTAACTATGGCCTTTTTGACATTAGGACTTATTCAATTATTCCATGCATTTAATGCGAAGTTTATTCACAAATCAATCTTTACTAAAAGAACATTTGAAAATAAGTGGTTTAATGGAGCAATTATTATTTCAGCTTTAATCATGGCAGCTGTTGAATTACCATTTATGACTAAGTTATTTGATGTAACTGAGTTGGATGGTCAACAATGGCTAGTAGTGGTAGTAGCAGGAATTCTAATGGTCTTAATTGTTGAAATTGTAAAATTCTTCCAAAGAAAGTTGAAGAATAATTAA
- the nadE gene encoding ammonia-dependent NAD(+) synthetase, whose translation MRPLQKKIVEYEKVKPEIDPKEEIRKSIDFLKDYLKANPFLKSYVLGISGGQDSTLTGKLAQMAIEEMRQETGDDSYQFIAVRLPYGVQADASDAADAVAFQKPDQDLIVNIKEPVDAMVKVVEATGQKITDFNKGNIKARQRMVVQYAIAGANKGAVIGTDHAAENFSGFYTKYGDGAADITPLFRLDKRQGKAMLKELGAPEHLYLKAPTADLEEDRPALPDEVALGVSYQEVDDYLEGREVSQQAAEQIEKLWKKSEHKRHLPVTIFDDFYKK comes from the coding sequence ATGAGACCCTTACAAAAAAAGATTGTTGAATATGAAAAAGTAAAGCCTGAAATTGATCCTAAAGAAGAGATTAGAAAATCAATTGATTTTTTGAAAGATTATCTTAAAGCTAATCCTTTTTTGAAATCATATGTCTTAGGAATTTCAGGTGGTCAAGATTCTACTTTAACTGGTAAATTAGCTCAAATGGCAATTGAAGAAATGCGTCAGGAAACTGGTGATGATTCTTACCAATTTATTGCTGTTCGCCTTCCTTACGGTGTTCAAGCAGATGCAAGTGATGCAGCTGATGCAGTTGCTTTTCAAAAGCCTGATCAAGATTTGATTGTTAATATTAAAGAACCAGTTGATGCAATGGTTAAAGTTGTAGAGGCAACTGGACAAAAAATTACTGATTTTAATAAGGGTAATATCAAAGCGCGTCAGAGAATGGTTGTTCAATATGCAATTGCTGGGGCAAATAAAGGTGCCGTGATTGGAACTGATCATGCAGCAGAAAACTTTTCTGGCTTTTATACTAAATATGGTGATGGAGCAGCTGATATTACGCCACTCTTTCGCTTAGATAAACGTCAAGGAAAAGCCATGCTTAAGGAATTAGGTGCGCCAGAACATCTTTACTTAAAGGCACCAACTGCAGACTTAGAAGAAGATCGACCTGCTCTTCCTGATGAAGTTGCATTGGGTGTTTCCTATCAAGAAGTAGATGATTATCTTGAAGGACGAGAAGTAAGTCAGCAAGCAGCTGAGCAAATTGAAAAGTTATGGAAAAAAAGTGAACATAAGCGTCACCTTCCAGTAACAATTTTTGATGATTTTTACAAGAAATAG
- a CDS encoding oligosaccharide flippase family protein produces MKRTFLNILYNAVYQIFLVFVPLITVPYLSRVLGPKTYGIYSSVNNTVQFLMVFCVLSITYIGMRTISKTRATQGREELTQAFWGLWYFQGIAGIVMIGLTSLICLSLKIQYWNYILLMIPFLISAQFDISWFFQGLADFGRVVLKNTGVKLVSVVLILLWVKSPQDLWKYLLIMSVSTMLGSFVFWFDIHNYVGKPTKGFYKWRESVKAIVILMIPQIATQIYTSLDKPLLGLFQNSTQVAYYDNSQRISNMILGVITSISLVIMPKMAGEGKATQKVVMKKSLEATVMLGTLFAVIVMANTKQFVPFFFGNKYIPMTPLMFFFTLTIIMIPTGGVFANQYALAVSRDKDYAIPVVVGAILELVLSYFLDRTYAAAGAMVAILITEAVVLVLRIWIVRDAFKFSYVFHDVPYYLGIGLISLVVGMVLPNFIPSAFFNMAVKSIVILLVYLILMFLCPLDFNQDLILLVKKFFRKRVKQ; encoded by the coding sequence GTGAAAAGAACTTTTTTAAATATTTTATATAATGCGGTTTATCAGATATTTTTAGTATTTGTTCCGTTAATCACTGTTCCATATTTATCAAGGGTACTGGGTCCTAAAACATATGGAATTTATAGTAGTGTTAATAATACAGTTCAGTTTTTGATGGTTTTTTGTGTTTTATCGATTACTTATATTGGGATGAGAACAATCTCAAAAACTAGAGCAACTCAAGGACGGGAAGAATTAACGCAAGCATTTTGGGGATTATGGTATTTTCAAGGTATTGCTGGCATTGTAATGATTGGTTTAACTAGTTTGATCTGCCTTTCCTTAAAAATTCAATATTGGAATTATATCTTATTAATGATTCCTTTTCTGATTTCAGCACAATTTGATATTTCCTGGTTTTTCCAAGGATTAGCAGATTTCGGACGCGTTGTTTTAAAAAATACTGGCGTTAAATTAGTCAGTGTGGTGCTGATTTTACTCTGGGTAAAAAGTCCCCAAGATTTGTGGAAATATTTACTCATTATGTCAGTTTCAACAATGCTAGGATCATTTGTATTTTGGTTTGACATTCATAATTATGTTGGAAAGCCTACTAAAGGCTTTTACAAGTGGCGCGAAAGTGTGAAGGCGATTGTAATTCTGATGATTCCCCAAATTGCAACTCAAATTTATACTTCTTTAGATAAGCCTTTATTAGGTCTTTTTCAAAATTCAACGCAAGTTGCTTATTATGATAATTCTCAAAGAATTTCAAATATGATTCTGGGAGTGATTACGTCAATTTCTTTGGTTATTATGCCAAAAATGGCTGGAGAAGGTAAGGCGACTCAAAAAGTTGTGATGAAAAAATCACTTGAAGCAACGGTTATGCTTGGTACATTATTTGCGGTAATAGTAATGGCAAATACTAAGCAGTTTGTGCCGTTCTTTTTTGGAAATAAGTATATTCCCATGACACCACTGATGTTTTTCTTTACCTTAACAATTATTATGATCCCAACAGGGGGAGTCTTTGCCAATCAATATGCCTTAGCAGTTTCACGAGATAAAGATTATGCAATTCCGGTAGTAGTTGGAGCAATTTTAGAATTAGTATTGAGTTACTTTTTGGATCGAACTTATGCAGCTGCTGGAGCTATGGTAGCAATTTTAATTACCGAGGCGGTAGTTTTGGTGTTGCGAATTTGGATTGTTAGGGATGCATTTAAATTTAGTTATGTATTTCATGATGTGCCTTATTATTTGGGTATTGGATTAATCAGTTTAGTGGTGGGGATGGTCTTACCTAATTTTATTCCAAGTGCCTTCTTTAATATGGCAGTCAAATCAATTGTAATTTTGCTGGTGTACTTAATTTTAATGTTCCTTTGTCCTTTAGATTTTAATCAAGATTTGATTTTGTTAGTGAAAAAATTTTTTAGAAAGCGAGTAAAACAATGA
- a CDS encoding glycosyltransferase family A protein produces MVLFQTNLLDIDQWFLEKAITWLSVSLWAICLLENNHLLSIKMPQFIFQMGLLTLSGSLYFVERHFTVKNIILIIINMNTLSFVFPPLGSWLLLLISFVSLLIYLIRFAITRSIQFRLEILTTYIIVLLFAIVWVGYENVNFQLDNISWEIEAVLDLGLIPLAFLLNTQLQKIRLNWNLGLGIGAILLTSESSLLLDQPRLLNSVYLVLLLIAYINVINIFGGIVLKTDPKISVIIPTYNNQETIVGCLDSINKQSYQNWEVILIDDGSSDHTRQYVERYLKYNEMKIKQVYQSHQGRLRAIINGTSKIKGEIVYILNPEDSLYDRHVFYRAMHNLSQEKCDGSFVGIEKESVFGQTYKIKRPRPYYDSRTTLVKSGLNLGKDLFLPYIYWRSDIFKKIVVKNSLIDNLPTWYNPQAKLGLRMVNANFIGLKYKDRAKEDENNLLAFSGRLRFFQQIRTNFDIPKFSLQVVLYRWTNRLYISSMYPAIFKYGKSFKITPSLSLPVLNQYQGSSQYIELIKMFVKNYDPKKVGLISLPEDLKIYRGCDVEQFEENWKQDQLSSFYKELIQLLKSGTGIIEVKKEDKKSFEEILDFFTIKNYVQLKIGS; encoded by the coding sequence TTGGTATTATTTCAAACTAATCTTTTAGATATCGATCAATGGTTTTTAGAAAAAGCCATTACTTGGCTAAGTGTATCACTATGGGCAATTTGTTTATTAGAAAATAATCATTTGCTCAGCATTAAAATGCCACAATTTATCTTTCAAATGGGATTATTGACCTTAAGTGGTAGCCTTTATTTTGTTGAACGTCATTTTACTGTTAAAAATATTATTTTAATCATTATTAATATGAATACCCTAAGCTTCGTTTTTCCGCCTTTAGGAAGCTGGTTATTGTTATTAATAAGCTTTGTTTCCCTATTAATTTATTTAATTCGTTTTGCAATTACGAGAAGTATTCAATTTCGTTTGGAAATCTTAACTACTTATATCATTGTGCTCTTATTTGCAATTGTGTGGGTTGGATATGAAAATGTAAATTTTCAATTAGATAATATCTCTTGGGAAATAGAGGCAGTGCTGGATTTGGGGTTGATCCCACTAGCATTTTTACTAAACACTCAGCTCCAAAAAATAAGATTAAATTGGAATTTGGGCCTAGGAATTGGAGCGATTTTATTAACCAGTGAGAGTAGTTTATTACTAGATCAGCCTCGATTGTTGAATTCAGTATATTTAGTTTTACTACTTATAGCTTATATTAATGTGATTAATATTTTTGGAGGAATTGTTTTAAAGACTGATCCAAAAATTTCAGTAATTATTCCTACTTATAACAACCAAGAAACAATTGTTGGATGTCTAGATTCAATAAATAAGCAAAGCTATCAAAATTGGGAAGTTATTTTGATTGATGATGGTTCGAGTGATCATACTAGGCAATACGTAGAACGTTATCTTAAGTATAACGAAATGAAAATAAAACAAGTCTACCAATCCCATCAAGGCAGATTACGAGCAATTATTAATGGTACCTCCAAGATCAAGGGAGAGATAGTTTATATCTTAAATCCAGAAGATAGCTTATATGACAGACATGTATTTTATCGTGCAATGCATAATTTGAGTCAAGAAAAATGTGATGGAAGCTTTGTTGGTATTGAAAAAGAGTCTGTTTTTGGACAAACTTACAAAATCAAACGCCCTCGTCCATATTATGATAGTCGGACTACGCTTGTAAAAAGTGGTTTAAATTTAGGCAAAGATTTATTTTTACCATATATTTATTGGCGGAGTGATATTTTTAAAAAGATTGTTGTAAAAAACTCATTGATTGATAATTTACCTACTTGGTACAATCCGCAGGCAAAATTGGGTTTAAGAATGGTAAATGCTAATTTTATTGGCTTAAAATACAAGGATAGAGCTAAGGAAGATGAAAATAATTTACTAGCTTTTTCAGGACGGCTACGTTTTTTTCAACAAATTAGAACTAACTTTGATATCCCCAAATTTAGTTTGCAGGTAGTGTTATATCGCTGGACTAATCGTTTATATATTTCAAGTATGTATCCAGCGATCTTTAAATACGGAAAAAGTTTTAAAATTACTCCTAGTCTTTCACTGCCAGTCCTTAATCAATACCAAGGTAGTAGTCAGTATATAGAACTAATTAAAATGTTTGTTAAAAACTATGATCCTAAAAAAGTGGGACTAATTTCTCTTCCTGAGGATTTAAAGATTTATCGGGGTTGTGATGTGGAGCAATTTGAAGAAAATTGGAAGCAAGATCAACTTTCTTCCTTTTATAAAGAATTAATACAACTCTTAAAATCAGGAACAGGAATTATTGAGGTCAAAAAAGAAGATAAAAAATCTTTTGAAGAAATTTTAGATTTCTTTACCATTAAAAATTATGTTCAGCTAAAAATAGGGAGTTAG